From Xanthomonas citri pv. mangiferaeindicae:
CTGGTAGTAGCTGATGCCGTGCGGAAAGGTCGCAGTCCCGAGCAGGTGGAAATCGGAGGCGTAGGCGAGCAGCGCGCGGTGCAGCGACGGCGCGTCGCCGACGCGCTCCGACAGCCGGAACCACACCTGCTGGAAGGGCGGGCGCTTGGGCGGCTGCAGTTCGTCGCGTGGATACACATGGCGGAACTCGAACGGGCCGCTGCGATCGAGCCAGCGCTGGACCTTGACCGGCAACCGGGCCAGCACCTCGGCCGGCAGCGGGTCCTGCGGGGCGATGTCCTCGGGCGCGGGCACTTCGGGCATCGTCAGCTGGTGTGTGGCGCCGGCTTCGGCCTCCTGGAACGAGGCCGCGCAGAAGAAGATCACCTTGCCGTGCTGGATCGCGGTGACGCGGCGCACCGAGAAGCTGCCGCCGTCGCGGGTGCGGTCGACGTCGTAGACGATCGGCGCATCGACGTCGCCGGCGCGCAGGAAGTAGGCATGCAGCGAATGCGCCGGGCGCGGTGCGGTCATCGTCGCCTGCGCGGCCGACAGTGCCTGGCCGAGCACCTGGCCGCCGAACACGTACTTGGTGCCGATGTCGCGGCTCTGGCCGCGGAACAGATTGTCCTCGAGGCGCTCGAGCGAAAGCAGGTCGATCAGTTCCGAAACGGGCGGGGTCATCGCGGCAGAGTCGTGGCGGGCAGCGCCGGGCGGACGATTATAGGGGGCGCCCGGCGCTCGGCCCCGATCGCGACGTTCAGGCGACGATGCGGCGCAATGGCACCTGCGCCAGCACCCTGTCCCAGGGGAAGCGCGGACCGGGGTCGCGCTTGCGCGGCACGCGCAGTTGCGGATCGTCGCTGGCGGGGACCTGCTCGACATCGAGGTCCTCGTGGCCGGCGATCGCGCGCAGCGACGGCAGTGTGTCGCACAACTGCCGCAGCAGCACGATCAGCGCCTCGATCTGCGCATCGGTATAAGGCTCGTCCATCGCCTGGTGGCGCGAGTCGAACCAGTGCGGGAAGCGCCCGCGGTTCACCAGTTCGATGCCCACCGATTCGGCGTTGCGGCCGCGCACATGGTGGGCGACATACTCGGCAGGCACGTATTCGACGATCGTGCCGTCGCGGTCGATGTACCAATGCCCGCTGTTGCCGGTGCCGGCGGCGTAGAGCACGCGCTCGCCGTAGCTGCGCGCGGTCGCCAGGTCCGGCAGCTCGGTGCAATGGATCACCACCAGCGTGATGTCGGCACGCGCGCGCCGCGTGAGCCGGTCGACATAGGGCAGCGGCTGCGGCACGAGGGTCGGTAGGGGCGCGGCAGCGGACATGGCGCGGATGGTAGCCCGGATCGCGCAGCACGACCGCGCCTCGGCGCAGGCACGTGCGCGTGTGCAAGGGGGTTCGGGCTACCATTGACCGGATGAGACTTCCGCCGCCCGATTCCCCGCTGCACGCCTTGATGACGCAGTTTCCCCGCACCGGCCGGCTCGACTGGATCGGGCTGCGTCCGGCGCGCGATGTCCCGATGACGGTCGTGGAGACCGCGCAGGCGCACACCGGCGCAGGGCTGGCCGGTGACCGCTATGCCGGTGGCAGCGGCAAGCGCGGCGCGACCCTGATCCAGGCCGAGCACCTGCCGGCGATCGCCGCGTTCAGCGGCCGGGACGCGGTCGCGCCGGCGATCTTGCGCCGCAATCTGGTGGTCTCGGGCATTCCGCTGATCGCGTTCAAGGGCCAGCGTTTCCGCATCGGCGAGGTTGTATTCGAAGGCACCGATCCCTGCGATCCGTGTTCGCGCATGGAGACTGCGCTGGGCGCGGGCGGTTACAACGCGATGCGAGGCATGGGCGGGTTGTGCGCGCGGATCGTGCAGGGCGGCACGCTGCGCGTCGGCGACGCCGTGCATTGG
This genomic window contains:
- a CDS encoding N-acetylmuramoyl-L-alanine amidase, which gives rise to MSAAAPLPTLVPQPLPYVDRLTRRARADITLVVIHCTELPDLATARSYGERVLYAAGTGNSGHWYIDRDGTIVEYVPAEYVAHHVRGRNAESVGIELVNRGRFPHWFDSRHQAMDEPYTDAQIEALIVLLRQLCDTLPSLRAIAGHEDLDVEQVPASDDPQLRVPRKRDPGPRFPWDRVLAQVPLRRIVA
- a CDS encoding molybdenum cofactor sulfurase, translating into MRLPPPDSPLHALMTQFPRTGRLDWIGLRPARDVPMTVVETAQAHTGAGLAGDRYAGGSGKRGATLIQAEHLPAIAAFSGRDAVAPAILRRNLVVSGIPLIAFKGQRFRIGEVVFEGTDPCDPCSRMETALGAGGYNAMRGMGGLCARIVQGGTLRVGDAVHWEVAA
- a CDS encoding acyl-CoA thioesterase II, translating into MTPPVSELIDLLSLERLEDNLFRGQSRDIGTKYVFGGQVLGQALSAAQATMTAPRPAHSLHAYFLRAGDVDAPIVYDVDRTRDGGSFSVRRVTAIQHGKVIFFCAASFQEAEAGATHQLTMPEVPAPEDIAPQDPLPAEVLARLPVKVQRWLDRSGPFEFRHVYPRDELQPPKRPPFQQVWFRLSERVGDAPSLHRALLAYASDFHLLGTATFPHGISYYQPNVQMASLDHALWFHRPFRVDDWLLYSLDSPSAQDARGLARGQIFDRTGRLVASSAQEGMIRVRPDTPPAAD